The Xanthomonas sontii genomic sequence GCCCGCCCTGCGCGCGGCGCTGCTGCAGGCCTGGCAGGCACAGGCCGAGCCGCTGCCGCGGCTGCCGTGGCCGGTGCTGGCCGACACCCTGGACGCGCTGGCGTTGCTGTCTGCCGACGAGGCCTCGCTGCTGGCGGCGTTGCTGTTCGACCTGCCGGCCTTGCGCGCACAGTTGCCGCAGCTGCCGGTGGCGCCACCGGCGCGGGCGCAGGCGGTGGCCGGCCTGCTGGAGGCGCAGGACGCCGCCGACCCGGTGTGGGCGCTGCACGCCGGGCGCGAGGCCGGGCGCAACAGCGAGGGCCTGCGCCGGCTGCTGCTGTCGATCGTGCAGGACCTGCGGGTGGTGCCGATCCTGCTGGCGCGGCAACTGGCGCAGATGCGCGTGGCCGACAAGGCGCCGGAGGCGCAGCGCCGCGCGCTGGCGCAGCTGACCCGCGACATCCACGCGCCGCTGGCCAACCGCCTGGGCATCTGGCAGCTGAAATGGGAGCTGGAGGATCTGGCGTTCCGGCACCTGGAGCCGGACACCTACCGGCGCATCGCCCGCGAGGTCGACGAGAGCCGGGTGGCGCGCGAGCGCTACATCGAGGCGGTCAAGAAGATCCTGTCCAAGGCGCTGGCCGAGCAGGGCCTGCGCGCGGAGATCAGCGGGCGGCCCAAGCACATCTACAGCATCTGGCGGAAGATGCAGAAGAAGCGCCTGGCTTTCGACCAGTTGTACGACCTGCGCGCGGTGCGGGTGATGGTCGACGACGTCGCCGCCTGCTATGCCGCGCTCGGCGTGGTGCACGCGCTGTGGGCGCCGGTGCCCAGTGAGTTCGACGACTACATCGCCCGGCCCAAGGCCAACGACTACCGCTCGCTGCACACCGCCGTGGTCGGCCCGGAAGGGCGCACGATCGAGGTGCAGATCCGCACCCACGACATGCACGCGCAGGCCGAGCTGGGCGTGGCCGCGCACTGGAAGTACAAGGAAGGCGGCAAGGGCGCGGAGAAGGCCTTCGACCGCAAGATCACCTGGATGCGGCAACTGCTGGAACAGTCGCAGGACGGCGAGCAGGGCGGGCTGGCCGGGGCGCTGGACGCCGAGCTGGTCGAGGACCGGGTCTATGCGCTGACCCCGATGGGCGAGGTGATCGACCTGCCGCAGGGCGCCACGCCGCTGGATTTCGCCTACCACGTGCACACCATGGTCGGGCACCGCTGCCGCGGCGCCAAGGTCAACAACCGCATCGTGCCGCTGACCCACAAGCTGCGCAGCGGCGACCGCGTCGAAATCCTCACCGGCAAGGAGGCCGAGCCGCGCCGCGACTGGCTGCTGCCGGCCAATGGCTACCTGGCCAGCGGGCGTTCGCGCGACAAGGTGCGCGCCTGGTTCCACAAGCTGGACCGCGCGCGCAACGTGCAGGCCGGCAAGGAGCTGCTGGAGCGTGAGCTCAAGCGCCTGGGGCTGCAGCACGCCGACCTGTTGCCGGCGGCGAAGAAGTTCCATGCCGACGGCGTGGAGGAGCTGTACATCCAGGTGGCGCTGGGCGACGTCGGCCCCAGCCAGGTCGGGCGCGCGCTGCACGAGGCCGAGCGCGCCGCGGCGCAGCCGGCCGCGCCGGCCATGCCACGGCCCACCGCCCGCCGCACCGGCCTGGGCAAGTCCAAGTTCACCGTGCAGGGCGTCGGCAATCTGCTGGTGCAACTGGCGCGCTGCTGCCAGCCGGTGGCCGGCGAGCCGATCGCCGGCTACCTGACCCGCACCCGCGGCGTCACCGTGCATCGCAGCGACTGTGCGGCGTTCGCGCGGCTGGCCGCCAGTCATCCGCAGCGGGTGCTGCCGGTGGAGTGGGGCC encodes the following:
- a CDS encoding bifunctional (p)ppGpp synthetase/guanosine-3',5'-bis(diphosphate) 3'-pyrophosphohydrolase, producing the protein MNHTVHSGLEALLQRPSAATLAPALRAALLQAWQAQAEPLPRLPWPVLADTLDALALLSADEASLLAALLFDLPALRAQLPQLPVAPPARAQAVAGLLEAQDAADPVWALHAGREAGRNSEGLRRLLLSIVQDLRVVPILLARQLAQMRVADKAPEAQRRALAQLTRDIHAPLANRLGIWQLKWELEDLAFRHLEPDTYRRIAREVDESRVARERYIEAVKKILSKALAEQGLRAEISGRPKHIYSIWRKMQKKRLAFDQLYDLRAVRVMVDDVAACYAALGVVHALWAPVPSEFDDYIARPKANDYRSLHTAVVGPEGRTIEVQIRTHDMHAQAELGVAAHWKYKEGGKGAEKAFDRKITWMRQLLEQSQDGEQGGLAGALDAELVEDRVYALTPMGEVIDLPQGATPLDFAYHVHTMVGHRCRGAKVNNRIVPLTHKLRSGDRVEILTGKEAEPRRDWLLPANGYLASGRSRDKVRAWFHKLDRARNVQAGKELLERELKRLGLQHADLLPAAKKFHADGVEELYIQVALGDVGPSQVGRALHEAERAAAQPAAPAMPRPTARRTGLGKSKFTVQGVGNLLVQLARCCQPVAGEPIAGYLTRTRGVTVHRSDCAAFARLAASHPQRVLPVEWGQAGGGYEVDVLVRAVDRRWLLKDITNLIAQEEAHVLEINSENVRDSGLAQLRLRLKVGDYGQLSTLLGKLDALPGVHEARRLG